From the genome of Candidatus Eremiobacteraceae bacterium:
CGAAGACCTGGATCACGAACTCGCCGATCGCCGATGTGTTCATCGTGTGGGCGAAAGACGACGCCGATGTCATCCGCGGATTCATCCTTGAGAAAGGGATGAAAGGCTTGCAGGCGCCGCCGATCCAGGGGAAGTTCAGCCTGCGAGCGTCGAGCACCGGCATGATCAGCATGGACGACGTCTTCGTCCCCGACGCGAACTACCTGCCCGGAGCCGCCGGGCTCGCGGGGCCGTTCGGCTGCCTGAACAAAGCGCGCTACGGCATCGCGTGGGGTGCGCTCGGCGCAGCGGAGTTCTGTTGGCACGCGGCGCGCAAGTACGTGCTGGAGCGATCCCAGTTCGGCAGGCCGCTGGCGGCCGCGCAGCTCATCCAAGTGAAGTTAGCCGACATGCAGACGGAGATCGCGCTCGGACTTCACGCCGTCCTCCAGCTTGGGCGGCTTTTCGATCAGGGCGAAGCCACTCCCGAGATGGTTTCGATGCTCAAGCGGAACTCATGCGGCAAAGCTCTTGAGATCGCGCGTGCTGCGCGAGACATGCATGGGGGAAACGGCATCTCCGATGAGTTCCACGTGATCCGGCACGTGATGAATCTCGAAGCGGTCAACACGTACGAGGGCACGCACGACATCCACGCGCTGATCCTCGGCCGCGCGATAACGGGCATC
Proteins encoded in this window:
- a CDS encoding acyl-CoA dehydrogenase, producing MNAFAWHDPLRFDALLQDDERHVRDAARAYCKEKLFPRVLEANRHERFDGEILREMGALGFLGSTIEGYGCAGVSHVCYGLVAREVERVDSGYRSAMSVQSSLVMHPIHAYGTEEQRARLLPALARGELVGCFGLTEPDHGSDPASMVTRARKTSGGYTLSGAKTWITNSPIADVFIVWAKDDADVIRGFILEKGMKGLQAPPIQGKFSLRASSTGMISMDDVFVPDANYLPGAAGLAGPFGCLNKARYGIAWGALGAAEFCWHAARKYVLERSQFGRPLAAAQLIQVKLADMQTEIALGLHAVLQLGRLFDQGEATPEMVSMLKRNSCGKALEIARAARDMHGGNGISDEFHVIRHVMNLEAVNTYEGTHDIHALILGRAITGIQAFN